A window from Streptomyces sp. NBC_00335 encodes these proteins:
- the gatA gene encoding Asp-tRNA(Asn)/Glu-tRNA(Gln) amidotransferase subunit GatA: MADINSTIDIIRLTAAQTAEKIASGELTAVEVTEAHLARIGATDEKVNAFLHVDREGALAQAAAVDAKRERGEKLGPLAGVPLALKDIFTTVGIPTTVGSKILEGWIPPYDATLTRKLKEADVVILGKTNMDEFAMGSSTENSAYGPTGNPWDLTRVPGGSGGGSAAALAAFQAPLAIGTDTGGSIRQPAALTGTVGVKPTYGGVSRYGMVAFSSSLDQGGPCARTVLDAALLHEVIAGHDPMDSTSIDAPVPPVVEAARNGSVAGMRVGVVKQFAGEGYQAGVVQRFNESVALLKELGAEIVELDCPSFDLAMAAYYLIAPSECSSNLARFDAMRYGLRVGDDGTKSAEDVTALTREAGFGDEVKRRIILGTYALSSGYYDAYYGSAQKVRTLITRDFEKAFEQVDVIVSPTTPTTAFAIGERTDDPLAMYLADLCTIPTNLAGNSAMSLPCGLAPEDGLPVGLQIIAPAMKDDRLYKVGAAVEAAFVERWGHPLLEEAPSL, from the coding sequence ATGGCTGACATCAACAGCACCATCGACATCATCCGGCTCACGGCCGCCCAGACCGCCGAGAAGATCGCCTCCGGCGAGCTCACGGCCGTCGAGGTCACCGAGGCCCACCTGGCCCGCATCGGGGCGACCGACGAGAAGGTCAACGCCTTCCTGCACGTCGACCGCGAGGGCGCGCTGGCCCAGGCGGCCGCCGTCGACGCCAAGCGCGAGCGCGGCGAGAAGCTCGGCCCGCTGGCCGGCGTACCGCTCGCCCTCAAGGACATCTTCACCACCGTCGGGATCCCCACCACCGTCGGCTCGAAGATCCTCGAAGGCTGGATCCCGCCGTACGACGCCACCCTGACGCGCAAGCTGAAGGAAGCCGACGTCGTCATCCTCGGCAAGACCAACATGGACGAGTTCGCCATGGGGTCCTCCACCGAGAACAGCGCCTACGGGCCCACCGGCAACCCCTGGGACCTCACCCGGGTCCCCGGCGGCTCCGGCGGCGGCTCCGCGGCCGCGCTGGCCGCCTTCCAGGCGCCGCTGGCCATCGGCACGGACACCGGCGGTTCCATCCGCCAGCCCGCCGCCCTCACCGGCACCGTCGGCGTGAAGCCCACCTACGGCGGCGTCTCCCGCTACGGCATGGTGGCCTTCTCCTCCTCCCTCGACCAGGGCGGCCCCTGCGCCCGTACGGTCCTGGACGCGGCCCTCCTCCACGAGGTCATCGCCGGCCACGACCCGATGGACTCGACCTCCATCGACGCCCCGGTCCCGCCGGTCGTCGAGGCGGCCCGCAACGGGTCCGTCGCCGGCATGCGCGTCGGTGTCGTCAAGCAGTTCGCAGGCGAGGGCTACCAGGCCGGCGTCGTCCAGCGGTTCAACGAGTCCGTCGCCCTCCTCAAGGAGCTGGGCGCCGAGATCGTGGAGCTGGACTGCCCGTCCTTCGACCTCGCGATGGCCGCGTACTACCTGATCGCGCCGTCCGAGTGCTCCTCGAACCTGGCCCGCTTCGACGCCATGCGCTACGGCCTGCGCGTCGGCGACGACGGCACCAAGTCCGCCGAGGACGTCACCGCCCTGACCCGCGAAGCCGGTTTCGGCGACGAGGTCAAGCGCCGCATCATCCTCGGCACGTACGCGCTCAGCTCCGGCTACTACGACGCGTACTACGGCTCCGCCCAGAAGGTCCGCACGCTCATCACGCGGGACTTCGAGAAGGCCTTCGAGCAGGTCGACGTGATCGTCTCCCCGACCACGCCCACCACCGCCTTCGCGATCGGTGAGCGCACCGACGACCCGCTGGCGATGTACCTCGCGGACCTGTGCACCATCCCGACCAACCTGGCCGGCAACTCCGCCATGTCGCTGCCCTGCGGCCTGGCCCCGGAGGACGGTCTGCCGGTCGGGCTCCAGATCATCGC
- the gatC gene encoding Asp-tRNA(Asn)/Glu-tRNA(Gln) amidotransferase subunit GatC: MPGITREEVAHLARLARLELKSEELDHFAGQLDDIIGAVARVSEVADQDVPPTSHPLPLTNVMRADEVRPSLTPEQALSGAPAQEQQRFKVPQILGED; this comes from the coding sequence ATGCCTGGCATCACGCGCGAGGAGGTCGCCCACCTCGCTCGGCTGGCACGTCTGGAGCTGAAGAGCGAAGAGCTCGACCACTTCGCTGGACAGCTCGACGACATCATCGGCGCGGTCGCCCGCGTTTCCGAGGTCGCCGACCAAGACGTCCCGCCGACCTCCCACCCGCTGCCGCTGACGAACGTCATGCGCGCGGACGAGGTCCGTCCGTCGCTCACCCCCGAGCAGGCGCTTTCCGGCGCTCCCGCCCAGGAGCAGCAGCGTTTCAAGGTGCCGCAGATCCTGGGGGAGGACTAA
- a CDS encoding nucleoside 2-deoxyribosyltransferase domain-containing protein, with protein sequence MHRPAPGDPPSVFLAGGITHCPRWQPQAAAALADFVVLNPRRADFDVSDPSQTDVQIAWEYAHLLRADLTLFWFPACDASLTVQPITLYELGAAAATPGRRLVVGADPGYPRRADVVTQLSLSRPDLTVHSTLPETVAAARAELTVPS encoded by the coding sequence GTGCACCGGCCCGCGCCGGGCGACCCGCCGTCGGTCTTCCTGGCGGGCGGGATCACGCACTGTCCGCGCTGGCAGCCCCAGGCGGCGGCCGCTCTGGCCGACTTCGTCGTGCTCAACCCGCGGCGGGCGGACTTCGACGTGTCCGACCCTTCGCAGACGGACGTCCAGATCGCGTGGGAGTACGCGCACCTGCTGCGGGCGGACCTGACGTTGTTCTGGTTCCCGGCGTGCGACGCGTCCCTCACGGTCCAGCCGATCACCCTGTACGAACTCGGCGCGGCCGCGGCCACCCCGGGCCGCCGCCTGGTCGTCGGCGCCGACCCCGGCTACCCGCGGCGTGCGGACGTCGTCACGCAGCTGTCCCTCTCGAGGCCGGACCTCACGGTCCACTCCACCCTGCCCGAAACCGTGGCGGCCGCCCGCGCCGAGCTGACCGTCCCGTCCTGA
- a CDS encoding putative bifunctional diguanylate cyclase/phosphodiesterase: protein MKPTESADPSPDFGGEFPSMRTGRLGVLGSRTPQARPLDTGAGQGPTGRRAALPFAVVGLAALVLGIGVVTALTSRHALFPGGPVGWALALLTGIIVGHLVALGRDRWWGGTGSGAALTLGVLILYGWVPAGLVSLAVVSLVGAARRHRWRQGLLHGATDILGIGAGALVLAAFGESPSVEDPWKPTGWELDAVPEVVFVALAYLLVTRLLLWLALAPSGGGLPTVARTALLRQALVAVALLGIAPLICVVAESQPVLLPLFAVPLIALDSTLWIARARAEEQLRDPLTGLPNRQWLLERAWSALDQAERSGTRAALVLIDLDRFRAVNDTLGHLAGDRLLLQIADRLRQALPPDAEAARLGGDEFAVLLPIADSTTSAQRIARNLVAELSSPLDLDGLTLVLEASAGLAVFPDHALDAEGLLRRADVAMYQAKRDRTGVEVYESKRDSNTPDRLGLLGDLRRALDAGEVELHYQPKVRFDGKVAGLEALVRWVHPERGRVSPDEFIAIAETSGLMPHLTEYVLETALAQVARWRAQGLKVPVAVNVSPRDVHTPGFAGAVAARLARHGVPASGLQLEITEHVLLEDPQRAADTMAGLTGHGVKMSLDDFGTGYSSLVHLRRLPVSELKIDRSFVARLAVDAQDAEIVRCTVDLAHSLGLLVVAEGVEDDETWERLRDLGCDAVQGWLVAAAMPPQEATAWLLARGERGWRRPADITAELAAEAASAAAAQSP, encoded by the coding sequence ATGAAACCCACCGAAAGCGCCGACCCGTCACCAGATTTCGGCGGGGAGTTCCCGTCCATGCGGACGGGCCGGCTCGGTGTCCTGGGTTCCAGGACACCGCAAGCGCGACCGCTCGACACCGGCGCGGGCCAGGGCCCGACCGGCCGCCGCGCCGCGCTGCCCTTCGCCGTCGTGGGCCTCGCCGCCCTCGTGCTCGGCATCGGCGTCGTCACCGCGCTGACCAGCCGTCACGCCCTGTTCCCCGGCGGCCCGGTCGGCTGGGCGCTCGCCCTGCTCACCGGCATCATCGTCGGCCACCTCGTCGCCCTCGGCCGCGACCGCTGGTGGGGCGGCACCGGATCGGGCGCGGCCCTCACCCTCGGCGTCCTCATCCTCTACGGATGGGTCCCCGCCGGGCTGGTCTCCCTCGCCGTGGTCTCCCTCGTCGGCGCCGCCCGCAGGCACCGCTGGCGCCAGGGCCTGCTGCACGGAGCCACCGACATCCTCGGCATCGGCGCGGGCGCCCTCGTCCTCGCCGCGTTCGGCGAGTCGCCCTCCGTCGAGGATCCGTGGAAGCCCACCGGCTGGGAGCTCGACGCGGTACCCGAAGTCGTCTTCGTCGCGCTCGCCTACCTGCTCGTCACCCGCCTCCTGCTGTGGCTCGCGCTCGCCCCGAGCGGCGGGGGACTGCCCACGGTCGCCCGTACCGCGCTGCTGCGCCAGGCCCTGGTCGCCGTCGCGCTCCTCGGCATCGCCCCGCTGATCTGCGTGGTCGCCGAATCGCAGCCCGTACTGCTGCCGCTGTTCGCCGTACCGCTGATCGCCCTGGACTCCACGCTGTGGATCGCCCGGGCGCGCGCCGAGGAGCAGCTGCGGGACCCGCTCACCGGACTGCCCAACCGGCAGTGGCTGCTGGAGCGGGCCTGGAGCGCCCTCGACCAGGCCGAACGGTCGGGCACCCGCGCGGCGCTGGTCCTGATCGACCTGGACCGCTTCCGCGCGGTCAACGACACCCTCGGCCACCTCGCCGGCGACCGGCTGCTCCTGCAGATCGCGGACCGGCTGCGCCAGGCCCTGCCCCCGGACGCCGAGGCGGCCCGGCTGGGCGGCGACGAGTTCGCCGTCCTCCTGCCCATCGCGGACTCCACCACCAGCGCCCAGCGGATCGCCCGCAACCTGGTCGCCGAACTCAGCTCCCCCCTCGACCTGGACGGCCTGACCCTGGTCCTGGAAGCCAGCGCCGGCCTCGCCGTCTTCCCCGACCACGCGCTGGACGCGGAGGGACTGCTGCGCCGCGCCGACGTCGCCATGTACCAGGCGAAGCGGGACCGGACCGGAGTCGAGGTCTACGAGTCCAAGCGCGACAGCAACACCCCCGACCGGCTCGGCCTGCTGGGCGACCTGCGCCGGGCGCTGGACGCGGGCGAGGTGGAACTGCACTACCAGCCGAAGGTCCGCTTCGACGGCAAGGTGGCCGGGCTGGAAGCACTGGTGCGCTGGGTGCACCCGGAACGCGGGCGGGTCTCCCCGGACGAGTTCATCGCGATCGCGGAGACCTCCGGGCTGATGCCCCACCTGACCGAGTACGTACTGGAGACCGCGCTCGCGCAGGTCGCCCGGTGGCGGGCCCAGGGCCTCAAGGTCCCGGTCGCCGTCAACGTGTCGCCGCGCGACGTCCACACCCCCGGCTTCGCGGGCGCCGTGGCCGCGCGCCTCGCCCGGCACGGGGTCCCGGCGAGCGGGCTCCAGCTGGAGATAACGGAGCACGTCCTGCTGGAGGACCCGCAGCGGGCCGCCGACACCATGGCCGGGCTGACCGGCCACGGCGTGAAGATGTCCCTCGACGACTTCGGCACGGGCTACTCCTCCCTCGTCCACCTGCGGCGGCTGCCGGTCAGCGAACTGAAGATCGACCGGTCGTTCGTGGCGAGGCTCGCGGTGGACGCCCAGGACGCGGAGATCGTCCGCTGCACGGTGGACCTCGCCCACTCGCTGGGCCTGCTGGTCGTCGCGGAGGGCGTCGAGGACGACGAGACGTGGGAGCGCCTGCGCGACCTGGGCTGCGACGCCGTCCAGGGCTGGCTGGTCGCCGCCGCGATGCCTCCGCAGGAGGCCACGGCCTGGCTGCTGGCCCGCGGGGAGCGCGGCTGGCGGCGGCCGGCGGACATCACGGCGGAGCTGGCCGCGGAGGCGGCGTCCGCGGCGGCGGCGCAGTCCCCGTGA
- the ligA gene encoding NAD-dependent DNA ligase LigA, with protein sequence MAAEQKQGSESAVPAELREQHALIAEQVEEHRFRYYVNDQPVVSDAEFDKLLRSLEALEEQYPELRTPDSPTQKVAGAYETDFASVEHRERMLSLDNAFDDEELAAWAERVARDANTSDYHYLCELKVDGLAVNLTYENGRLTRAATRGDGRTGEDITPNVRTIADIPDRLRGDRIPALVEIRGEVYFPMEKFEELNARLVEAEGKPFANPRNAAAGSLRQKDPKVTASRPLHMVVHGIGAREGFEIECQSQAYELLHEWGLPTAQHNKVVSTLAEVREFIAYFGENRHSVEHEIDGVVVKLDEIALQGRLGSTARAPRWAIAWKYAPEEVNSKLIDIKVGVGRTGRVTPYAQVAPVTVAGSEVEFATLHNQEVVKAKGVLIGDTVVLRKAGDVIPEILGPVVDLRDGSEREFVMPADCPECGTPLRPMKEGDIDLRCPNAQTCPAQLRERLFYLVGRACLDIKNFGYVASAALTQPLEPSVPPMANEGDLFGLTLEQLLPITSYVRDQDSGQPKIDPKTGEPKIVTFFANKEGEPKANTLAMLANIEAAKTQPLARIINGLSIRHVGPVAAAALARAFRSIERIEQATEEELGATDGVGAIIATSVKEWFAEEWHQEILRKWRAAGVRMEEEGSGEDEGPRPLEGLTVVVTGTLQSHTRDGAKEALQSRGAKVTGSVSKKTSFVVVGDNPGSKYDKAVQLKLSILDDAGFAVLLEEGPDAAREAALPVDGDAEAE encoded by the coding sequence ATGGCAGCCGAACAGAAGCAGGGCAGCGAATCGGCCGTACCGGCGGAACTGCGCGAGCAGCACGCGCTGATCGCCGAGCAGGTCGAGGAGCACCGCTTCCGGTACTACGTGAACGACCAGCCGGTCGTCAGCGACGCCGAGTTCGACAAGCTGCTGCGCTCGCTGGAAGCACTGGAGGAGCAGTACCCGGAGCTGCGCACGCCCGATTCGCCCACCCAGAAGGTGGCCGGGGCGTACGAGACGGACTTCGCCTCCGTGGAGCACCGCGAGCGGATGCTCTCCCTCGACAACGCCTTCGACGACGAGGAACTGGCGGCCTGGGCCGAGCGCGTGGCCCGGGACGCCAACACCTCCGACTACCACTACCTGTGCGAGCTGAAGGTCGACGGCCTCGCCGTCAACCTCACCTACGAGAACGGCCGCCTGACCCGCGCCGCCACCCGCGGCGACGGCCGCACGGGCGAGGACATCACGCCCAACGTCCGCACCATCGCCGACATCCCCGACCGGCTGAGGGGCGACCGCATCCCCGCCCTGGTCGAGATCCGCGGCGAGGTCTACTTCCCGATGGAGAAGTTCGAGGAGCTCAACGCCCGGCTCGTTGAGGCCGAGGGCAAGCCCTTCGCCAACCCGCGCAACGCTGCGGCCGGTTCGCTGCGCCAGAAGGACCCGAAGGTCACCGCGAGCCGCCCGCTGCACATGGTCGTGCACGGCATCGGCGCCCGCGAGGGCTTCGAGATCGAGTGCCAGTCGCAGGCGTACGAGCTGCTGCACGAGTGGGGCCTGCCCACCGCCCAGCACAACAAGGTGGTCTCCACCCTCGCCGAGGTCCGCGAGTTCATCGCCTACTTCGGCGAGAACCGCCACTCGGTGGAGCACGAGATCGACGGCGTCGTCGTCAAGCTCGACGAGATCGCCCTCCAGGGCCGGCTCGGCTCCACCGCGCGCGCACCGCGCTGGGCCATCGCCTGGAAGTACGCGCCCGAAGAGGTCAACTCCAAGCTGATCGACATCAAGGTCGGCGTGGGCCGCACCGGGCGCGTGACCCCGTACGCCCAGGTGGCGCCGGTGACGGTCGCGGGCTCCGAGGTGGAGTTCGCGACCCTGCACAACCAGGAGGTCGTCAAGGCCAAGGGCGTGCTCATCGGGGACACCGTCGTCCTGCGCAAGGCCGGCGACGTCATCCCCGAGATCCTCGGGCCGGTGGTCGACCTGCGCGACGGCAGCGAGCGGGAGTTCGTCATGCCCGCCGACTGCCCCGAGTGCGGGACGCCGCTGCGGCCGATGAAGGAGGGCGACATCGACCTGCGCTGCCCCAACGCGCAGACGTGCCCCGCCCAGTTGCGCGAGCGGCTCTTCTACCTGGTCGGCCGCGCCTGCCTGGACATCAAGAACTTCGGGTACGTGGCCTCGGCCGCCCTCACCCAGCCGCTGGAGCCCTCGGTCCCCCCGATGGCGAACGAGGGCGACCTCTTCGGTCTCACCCTGGAGCAGCTGCTCCCCATCACCTCCTACGTACGGGACCAGGATTCGGGTCAGCCCAAGATCGACCCGAAGACCGGCGAGCCGAAGATCGTCACCTTCTTCGCGAACAAGGAGGGCGAGCCCAAGGCCAACACGCTGGCCATGCTCGCGAACATCGAGGCGGCCAAGACCCAGCCGCTGGCCCGCATCATCAACGGCCTGTCGATCCGGCACGTCGGCCCGGTCGCGGCGGCGGCGCTGGCCCGCGCGTTCCGCTCCATCGAGCGGATCGAGCAGGCGACCGAGGAGGAACTGGGCGCCACCGACGGGGTCGGCGCGATCATCGCGACCTCGGTCAAGGAGTGGTTCGCCGAGGAATGGCACCAGGAGATCCTGCGCAAGTGGCGGGCGGCCGGCGTCCGGATGGAGGAGGAAGGTTCCGGCGAGGACGAAGGGCCGCGCCCGCTGGAGGGGCTGACCGTCGTCGTCACCGGCACTTTGCAGAGCCACACGCGGGACGGCGCGAAGGAAGCCCTGCAGAGCCGCGGCGCCAAGGTGACCGGGTCCGTCTCGAAGAAGACCTCCTTCGTCGTGGTCGGCGACAACCCCGGCTCGAAGTACGACAAGGCAGTGCAGTTGAAGCTCTCGATCCTCGACGACGCCGGATTCGCCGTCCTGCTGGAAGAGGGCCCGGACGCGGCGCGCGAGGCCGCGCTTCCGGTGGACGGCGACGCCGAAGCGGAGTAG
- a CDS encoding methionine synthase produces the protein MSASRPGGATGVGSLPGGDAREAAKTVTGSFEEFPYLAELPARGPGADMIGRSLGLLVDMYAHVEPSGWRISDRPGRDSKRARSWLGEDLDALEEFTQGYQGRLKVQAVGPWTLASSLELHGGEAVLQDPGACRDLAGSLAEGVREHLADVRKRIPGAEIVLQYDEPSLTAVLLGRVRSASGYRTYRAVDRQVVEGTLRELFAVHDGEVIVHSCAPEVPFGLLRRAGVSGVSFDFSLLTEREDDAIGEAVEAGTKLFAGVVPGTDGPLSDPGGSVMGVRKLWRRLGLTPGTLAESVVVTPACGLAGASPAYARAVQAHCVRAARSLADNPE, from the coding sequence ATGAGCGCGAGCCGCCCCGGCGGAGCCACCGGAGTCGGCTCGCTGCCCGGCGGCGACGCCCGCGAGGCCGCCAAGACCGTCACCGGCTCCTTCGAGGAGTTCCCGTACCTCGCCGAGCTGCCCGCCCGCGGCCCCGGCGCGGACATGATCGGCCGTTCCCTCGGGCTGCTCGTGGACATGTACGCGCACGTCGAGCCCAGCGGCTGGCGGATCAGCGACCGCCCCGGCCGCGACAGCAAGCGGGCCCGCTCCTGGCTCGGCGAGGACCTGGACGCCCTGGAGGAGTTCACCCAGGGGTACCAGGGCCGGCTCAAGGTCCAGGCCGTCGGGCCGTGGACGCTGGCCTCCTCCCTGGAGCTGCACGGCGGCGAGGCCGTCCTCCAGGACCCGGGCGCCTGCCGGGACCTGGCCGGGTCCCTCGCGGAGGGCGTGCGCGAGCACCTGGCCGACGTGCGCAAGCGGATCCCCGGCGCCGAGATCGTCCTCCAGTACGACGAGCCCTCGCTCACCGCGGTCCTCCTCGGGCGGGTGCGCTCCGCCAGCGGCTACCGCACGTACCGCGCCGTCGACCGGCAGGTCGTCGAGGGGACGCTGCGCGAGCTGTTCGCCGTCCACGACGGCGAGGTGATCGTCCACTCCTGCGCCCCCGAAGTGCCCTTCGGACTGCTGCGACGCGCCGGGGTCTCGGGCGTGTCGTTCGATTTCTCCTTGCTCACCGAGCGCGAGGATGACGCCATCGGGGAAGCGGTCGAAGCCGGTACGAAACTCTTCGCCGGAGTGGTGCCCGGGACCGACGGCCCGCTGTCGGACCCGGGCGGTAGCGTCATGGGTGTCAGGAAGCTCTGGCGCAGGCTGGGGCTGACCCCGGGGACTCTGGCGGAGTCCGTCGTGGTCACCCCGGCGTGCGGTCTGGCGGGCGCTTCGCCCGCCTACGCACGGGCGGTTCAGGCGCACTGCGTCAGGGCGGCGAGGTCGCTCGCCGACAACCCTGAGTGA
- a CDS encoding SDR family oxidoreductase: MATHLITGAGSGIGAAVAARLHARGDDLVLLARDAARARQLTDRYPGSSALVGDLADPDRLSWAFSKQAIPERIDSLLHIAGIVDLGPVGELRPKTWHQQLNVNLIAPAEVTRLLLPTLRASHTTIVFVNSGAGLAAHADWSAYAASKHGLKALADSLRAEEKENGIRVTSVYPGRTATPMQAKVRSQEGESYDAADWIDPESVATTIVMAVDLPRDAVVTDLTVRPGR; encoded by the coding sequence ATGGCTACTCACCTGATCACCGGCGCCGGCTCTGGCATCGGTGCCGCCGTCGCCGCCCGGCTGCACGCCCGCGGCGACGACCTCGTCCTGCTCGCCCGCGACGCCGCCCGCGCCCGGCAGCTCACCGACCGGTACCCCGGATCCAGCGCGCTCGTCGGAGACCTCGCCGACCCCGACCGGCTGTCGTGGGCCTTCTCCAAGCAGGCGATCCCGGAGCGGATCGACTCGCTCCTGCACATCGCCGGCATCGTGGACCTCGGCCCGGTGGGGGAGCTGCGCCCCAAGACCTGGCACCAGCAGCTCAACGTCAACCTCATCGCCCCCGCCGAGGTCACCCGGCTCCTGCTGCCGACCCTGCGTGCCTCCCACACCACCATCGTGTTCGTGAACTCCGGCGCCGGGCTCGCCGCCCACGCCGACTGGAGCGCGTACGCCGCCTCCAAGCACGGGCTGAAGGCCCTCGCCGACTCCCTGCGGGCGGAGGAGAAGGAGAACGGCATCCGCGTCACCTCCGTCTACCCCGGCCGCACCGCCACCCCCATGCAGGCCAAGGTCCGCTCCCAGGAGGGCGAGTCCTACGACGCCGCCGACTGGATCGACCCCGAGTCCGTCGCGACCACCATCGTGATGGCCGTCGACCTGCCCCGCGACGCCGTGGTCACCGACCTCACCGTCAGGCCCGGCCGATGA